The genomic segment AGAAAATCGGACGCTTAACATATATGTATCAGGACCGGATGTGGTTAACAAAAGAAAGATGTATCGTTATGATTACATAGGTCAACTTACCATGATGTATAGTGCCAGGTGCTTTGGACTGATTCAGATTAAGGACATTAAAAAAATAATGACTATGCTATACGGCTTCAGCTCTACAAAAAGCAGGATACCGAAGCCCATCTTCTGAAAGAAAATTTAGCCAAGTACCGGATCCGAAAAAAAAGCATCAGCCATGACAAATTAGAAAAGAAGTTAAAGAGCCATTATGACCTGTTCCGTATTTGTGATGAAAAGCCCGCGATAGCCGCGGTTTGGTTTGCCTGTTGGAATATGTTTTGGGGAATTTTGAAAAAGGGAAAATACGAGAAAAGAAACAAGGGTCTCTCGGGAGAATGATATGTATATACGAAATGCCGGTATGGAAGATTTGAATCAAATAGCGCAGACGCATATAGAGTGTTTCCCAAACAGTTTTTCAACAGCTCTCGGGGTGCCGTTGCTGAAAAAGTTTTATTTGCAGTACCTGAAAGAGTACCCGGATCTATTTTGGGTTGCCGTTGACGATGATTGTATAGCCGGGTTTTGCATGGGATATCTGCTTGACAGAGGAAGCTGCAATCGCTCTTTTGCAAAGCATAACATTGTTCCTCTTGCGCTCCGTTATCTATTACTGCTTATCAAGGGCAATAAAAAAGCATGGAAACGGCTTAAGCCGACAAAAGGCCGCAAAAGCGATTCCGTTCGCATATTAGAACCGGAATTTTATCATATTCCTCCTACAGAATGCGGCGATCTTCTCTCCATTTGTGTTTTGCCGAAATGGCGGGGAGCAGGGATTGCGAACGAATTGATATCCGATTATCAGGACGCGTTAAGAAAAATCGGTAGGAGCGTGTGCTTTTTAACAGTTGCGACTGTGAATTCCCGTGGGATTCACTTCTATGAAAAGAACGGCTTTGTGCCATATCGTGCTTTGGGAGATGTGGCGATAACATATGCCAAGAGGCTTTAATGGAGAAGATATGGAAAAAGCGATAGTTGTTATTTCTTTCGATGGATACAAGG from the Ruminococcus champanellensis 18P13 = JCM 17042 genome contains:
- a CDS encoding GNAT family N-acetyltransferase — protein: MYIRNAGMEDLNQIAQTHIECFPNSFSTALGVPLLKKFYLQYLKEYPDLFWVAVDDDCIAGFCMGYLLDRGSCNRSFAKHNIVPLALRYLLLLIKGNKKAWKRLKPTKGRKSDSVRILEPEFYHIPPTECGDLLSICVLPKWRGAGIANELISDYQDALRKIGRSVCFLTVATVNSRGIHFYEKNGFVPYRALGDVAITYAKRL